A genome region from Microbacterium profundi includes the following:
- a CDS encoding helix-turn-helix domain-containing protein — protein sequence MSGSGIHLTTLGHRIRHHRVAKGFTLDELGAQVGVAGSQLSLIENGKREPKLSLLQAIAQATATDVSDLISGEPPNRRAALEIELEHAQASPVFRQLGVAPVRVSKGMPDETIEAILGLHRELQRREREAIATPEEARRANTELRLRMRAQNNYIGDIEKLAEKQLKAAGHVSGALTHRTVSIMAQKLGFELLYVNDLPHSTRSVTDLENSRIYLPPASIPGGHGLRSMALQAMAHRLLGHTPPTDYADFLQQRLEINYFAASCLVPETAGVAFLQQAKKDRNLAVEDFRDAFGVTHEAAGMRMTNLMTEHLGMKLHFLRVDETGAITRVYENDDLPLPMDVTGAVEGQPVCRKFQARAAFTQQNRTTEHHQYTDTPSGTFWCATQTGAASDGEFSVTVGVPFDDARWWRGRETTDRAASTCPDEACCRRPAPELADRWSAKAWPSARVHTHMFSPLPRGAFPGVDENEVYTFLARHAAE from the coding sequence ATGAGCGGCTCCGGCATCCATCTGACGACTCTCGGCCATCGCATCCGACACCATCGCGTGGCGAAGGGCTTCACCCTCGACGAGCTCGGCGCGCAGGTGGGCGTCGCCGGTTCGCAGCTGAGCCTGATCGAGAACGGCAAGCGCGAGCCCAAGCTCTCGCTCCTGCAGGCGATCGCCCAGGCCACCGCGACAGACGTCTCCGATCTCATCTCCGGCGAGCCTCCGAACCGTCGGGCGGCTCTGGAGATCGAGCTGGAGCACGCGCAGGCCAGTCCGGTGTTCCGCCAGCTGGGGGTCGCACCCGTGCGCGTCTCGAAGGGGATGCCTGACGAGACGATCGAGGCGATCCTCGGACTTCATCGCGAACTGCAGCGCCGCGAGCGCGAAGCCATCGCGACGCCCGAAGAGGCGCGACGTGCGAACACGGAGCTGAGACTGCGCATGCGGGCGCAGAACAATTACATCGGCGACATCGAGAAGCTCGCAGAAAAGCAGCTGAAGGCCGCCGGTCATGTCAGCGGCGCCCTGACCCACCGCACGGTGAGCATCATGGCGCAGAAGCTCGGCTTCGAGCTCCTCTACGTCAACGATCTGCCCCACTCCACACGCTCGGTGACCGATCTGGAGAACAGCCGTATCTACCTGCCACCGGCCTCGATCCCCGGCGGTCACGGGCTGCGCTCGATGGCGCTTCAGGCGATGGCGCATCGTCTGCTGGGGCACACGCCGCCGACCGATTACGCCGACTTCCTGCAGCAGCGCCTGGAGATCAATTACTTCGCGGCGAGCTGCCTGGTGCCAGAGACGGCGGGCGTTGCCTTCCTGCAGCAGGCCAAGAAGGATCGCAACCTCGCGGTCGAGGATTTCCGTGACGCATTCGGAGTCACGCACGAGGCGGCCGGAATGCGGATGACGAACCTCATGACCGAGCACCTCGGCATGAAACTGCACTTCCTCCGCGTCGACGAGACGGGCGCGATCACACGAGTGTACGAGAACGACGACCTTCCGCTGCCGATGGATGTGACCGGCGCGGTCGAGGGTCAGCCGGTGTGCCGGAAGTTCCAGGCGCGCGCCGCGTTCACGCAGCAGAACCGCACGACGGAGCACCATCAGTACACCGACACCCCCTCCGGCACGTTCTGGTGCGCGACGCAGACCGGGGCCGCCAGCGACGGCGAGTTCTCGGTCACCGTGGGAGTCCCGTTCGATGACGCGCGCTGGTGGCGTGGTCGGGAGACGACAGATCGCGCCGCGTCGACCTGCCCGGATGAGGCATGCTGCCGCCGTCCCGCCCCCGAGCTCGCGGATCGATGGAGCGCCAAGGCATGGCCGAGCGCCCGCGTGCACACGCACATGTTCTCACCGCTCCCCCGTGGCGCGTTCCCCGGAGTCGACGAGAACGAGGTGTACACGTTCCTCGCCCGGCACGCGGCGGAGTGA
- a CDS encoding HAD-IA family hydrolase — protein MTTTITARAVLLDMDGTLVDSTAVVERLWLEWAEPHGLDRETVLKTVHGRQGWQSMAILLPERDQAINREENQRMLARESADTDGVIAIPGAADLLRSLQDMPHAIVTSADIALMTARMGAARLPVTELAITAEHVSHSKPDPEGFLLAASALGVDPADCVVFEDSGAGIQAGVDAGMTVIGVGPHAPSFAPAHHVDDLTRIAIVPAGEGFEIRIN, from the coding sequence ATGACGACGACCATCACTGCGCGCGCTGTCCTTCTCGATATGGACGGCACGCTCGTCGACTCCACCGCCGTCGTCGAACGTCTGTGGCTGGAGTGGGCCGAGCCGCACGGACTCGACCGCGAGACCGTGCTGAAGACCGTGCACGGTCGTCAGGGCTGGCAGAGCATGGCGATCCTCCTTCCCGAGCGCGATCAGGCCATCAACCGCGAGGAGAACCAGCGGATGCTGGCGAGGGAGAGCGCCGACACCGACGGCGTCATCGCGATCCCCGGCGCCGCTGACCTGCTCCGATCGTTGCAGGACATGCCGCACGCGATCGTCACCTCAGCCGACATCGCCCTCATGACGGCGCGGATGGGGGCGGCTCGACTGCCCGTCACTGAACTCGCCATCACCGCCGAGCATGTCTCTCACAGCAAGCCAGACCCCGAGGGCTTCCTGCTCGCAGCATCCGCCCTGGGCGTCGACCCGGCCGACTGCGTCGTGTTCGAGGACTCAGGTGCCGGCATCCAGGCGGGAGTCGACGCCGGCATGACCGTGATCGGCGTCGGTCCGCACGCGCCGTCGTTCGCGCCGGCGCATCACGTCGACGACCTCACCCGGATCGCGATCGTACCCGCCGGCGAAGGATTCGAGATCCGGATCAACTGA
- a CDS encoding winged helix DNA-binding domain-containing protein, protein MDPHLLRTLRLRSHRLTAPARSAADVARHMLAVQAQDFWAGRWALAARASGAPTLSGVDRLFNRGALVRAWTQRGTLHIVAAEDLAWMLTVTGERQLQKAAPRYRELGLGDDELATVERVVRGALNGGNGLTRVELFEVLQRAGIEPGGQRGLFAVQNLALRGIVCQEPIVARAGGVSRDQQFVLAEEHIPESAAPSDPAAEMFVRYILGHGPATAEDFAWWAGITLGAARSAAAASADDVRIRQIDEGMFAASSMPRRSTAAPTVIALGSFEEYYISYTDRTVACPPELLTAIGPGKNGMVRPILVADGIVVGTWRHSTAVGRHTDDPVPELLTAAAAGDADVAAALDRYAAFIAG, encoded by the coding sequence ATGGATCCGCATCTGCTGCGCACGCTGCGACTGCGCTCGCACCGGCTCACGGCTCCGGCCCGTTCTGCGGCCGATGTTGCGCGCCACATGCTCGCGGTGCAGGCGCAGGATTTCTGGGCCGGACGGTGGGCGCTTGCTGCGCGGGCGTCAGGCGCGCCCACGCTGAGCGGTGTCGATCGGCTCTTCAATCGCGGCGCCCTCGTGCGCGCGTGGACGCAGCGCGGCACCCTGCACATCGTCGCGGCTGAGGATCTCGCCTGGATGCTGACGGTGACGGGGGAGCGGCAGCTGCAGAAGGCGGCGCCGCGCTACCGGGAGCTCGGCCTGGGCGACGACGAACTCGCGACCGTCGAGCGGGTCGTCCGAGGTGCTCTGAACGGCGGCAACGGTCTCACCCGCGTCGAACTGTTCGAGGTCCTGCAGAGAGCCGGGATCGAGCCGGGCGGGCAGCGCGGTCTGTTCGCGGTGCAGAATCTCGCCCTGCGCGGCATCGTGTGCCAGGAGCCGATCGTCGCGCGTGCAGGAGGTGTGTCGCGCGACCAGCAGTTCGTCCTCGCTGAGGAGCACATCCCCGAATCCGCAGCTCCGAGCGATCCCGCTGCGGAGATGTTCGTGCGATACATCCTCGGTCATGGCCCCGCCACCGCCGAGGACTTCGCGTGGTGGGCCGGTATCACGCTCGGCGCCGCACGCTCGGCGGCCGCCGCTTCCGCCGATGACGTGCGCATCCGCCAGATCGATGAGGGGATGTTCGCCGCGAGCTCGATGCCAAGGCGAAGCACGGCAGCCCCCACCGTGATCGCGCTCGGATCGTTCGAGGAGTACTACATCTCGTACACCGATCGCACTGTCGCGTGCCCACCAGAGCTGCTGACGGCGATCGGACCGGGGAAGAACGGGATGGTGCGCCCGATCCTCGTCGCAGACGGCATCGTCGTCGGCACCTGGCGGCACTCCACCGCTGTCGGACGGCACACCGATGACCCCGTGCCCGAGCTGCTGACAGCCGCTGCCGCCGGCGATGCCGACGTCGCCGCTGCACTCGACCGCTACGCGGCCTTCATCGCGGGCTGA
- a CDS encoding thiamine pyrophosphate-binding protein, with product MPTVSAHVALTLAEHIDAVFGVMGNGNAYFLDALESQTSAEFTAVRHEQGAVVAADAHHRASGRIAAATTTYGAGFTNTLTALAESVQAHIPLVLVVGDEPTSGPRPWDVDQIALASAVGARTYTVGRADAAATTIIAIEHALTYRVPVVLAIPYDVAALEAGPVPPAPAPRIPAPVHPKGEFTEGMLDDIALALREAERPFLLAGRGAWLAGAGDALGTLAEVTGALTASTALGRGVFPAAEYDLGVTGGFGAEGAMELVRQADVAVVFGASLNQFTMRFGELFAPGTRVFQVDVAPAATHAHVGGFVRGDARVVAEDLVGRLREGRLGVPVLRRSARSSEESGESLRAKRTSPSEAPTPWRESADLRAARIYEPGDDLAPDGRLDPRSAARRIAALLPEDRVVVSDGGHFIGWANMYWPVASPDRMMMIGTAFQAIGQGWPSVVGATRARPDSTIVLTSGDGGGLMAIADLESAVRAAGGHGCAVIWNDAAYGAEVHLYGLKGLAEDPMRIPEVDFAAFVTAVGGEGLVVRTLDDLDRLGAWASEDPATRRFLLLDLRISGDVIAPYQQEIIRVKS from the coding sequence CTGCCCACTGTCTCCGCCCATGTCGCCCTCACCCTCGCCGAGCACATCGATGCCGTCTTCGGTGTGATGGGCAATGGCAACGCGTACTTCCTCGATGCGCTCGAAAGCCAGACCTCCGCGGAGTTCACAGCGGTGCGCCACGAACAGGGCGCCGTGGTCGCCGCCGATGCACACCATCGGGCATCCGGCCGGATCGCCGCGGCGACGACGACCTACGGCGCCGGGTTCACGAACACGCTCACGGCGCTGGCCGAGTCGGTGCAGGCGCACATCCCCCTCGTGCTCGTGGTCGGCGACGAGCCGACTTCCGGCCCTCGCCCGTGGGACGTCGACCAGATCGCGCTCGCCAGCGCCGTCGGCGCACGCACCTATACCGTCGGACGAGCGGATGCCGCGGCCACGACGATCATCGCGATCGAGCACGCTCTCACCTACCGCGTGCCGGTCGTTCTCGCGATCCCGTACGACGTCGCCGCCCTCGAAGCGGGTCCGGTGCCGCCCGCTCCCGCGCCGCGCATCCCCGCGCCGGTCCATCCGAAGGGCGAGTTCACCGAGGGGATGCTGGATGACATCGCTCTTGCGCTCCGCGAAGCGGAGCGACCGTTCCTGCTCGCGGGCAGAGGCGCCTGGCTCGCCGGGGCCGGCGACGCATTGGGCACTCTTGCCGAGGTGACCGGGGCGCTCACGGCATCCACCGCTCTCGGCCGCGGCGTCTTCCCCGCCGCGGAATACGACCTCGGCGTCACAGGTGGTTTCGGCGCCGAGGGCGCCATGGAGCTCGTGCGGCAGGCCGATGTCGCCGTCGTCTTCGGCGCATCGCTGAACCAGTTCACGATGCGTTTCGGCGAGCTGTTCGCTCCCGGGACGCGGGTGTTCCAGGTCGATGTCGCCCCGGCTGCGACGCACGCGCACGTCGGCGGGTTCGTCCGTGGTGACGCGAGAGTCGTGGCAGAGGATCTCGTGGGGCGTCTGCGGGAAGGTCGTCTTGGCGTGCCCGTTCTTCGGAGAAGTGCACGTTCTTCGGAGGAATCCGGCGAAAGTCTCCGAGCGAAGCGCACTTCTCCGAGCGAAGCGCCCACCCCGTGGCGCGAATCCGCCGATCTGAGGGCGGCGCGCATCTATGAACCTGGAGACGACCTCGCACCCGACGGCCGCCTCGACCCGCGCTCAGCGGCCCGTCGCATCGCCGCGCTGCTGCCGGAGGATCGGGTGGTGGTGTCTGACGGCGGGCACTTCATCGGCTGGGCGAACATGTACTGGCCGGTCGCCTCGCCCGACAGGATGATGATGATCGGCACGGCCTTCCAGGCGATCGGTCAGGGCTGGCCGAGCGTGGTCGGTGCGACGCGAGCACGACCGGACTCGACGATCGTGCTCACCTCGGGCGACGGTGGCGGCCTCATGGCGATCGCCGATCTCGAGTCGGCGGTGCGCGCAGCCGGCGGCCACGGCTGCGCGGTGATCTGGAATGATGCGGCATACGGCGCCGAGGTGCATCTGTACGGACTGAAGGGTCTCGCCGAGGATCCGATGCGCATCCCCGAGGTCGATTTTGCGGCGTTCGTCACGGCCGTCGGGGGCGAGGGCTTGGTCGTCCGCACGCTCGATGATCTCGACAGGCTCGGCGCATGGGCGTCCGAAGATCCGGCGACACGTCGGTTCCTGCTACTGGATCTGCGCATCTCCGGCGACGTGATCGCGCCGTATCAGCAGGAGATCATCCGCGTGAAATCCTGA
- a CDS encoding phosphoribosyltransferase, producing MTDAAIERETLTWDGFGAATRDLARSIVASGFEPEVVVAIARGGLLPAGAIAYGLGSKNCGAINVEFYTGIGTVLDAPEVLPPELDMAYLDGRRVLLVDDVADSGRTLALAVELLQAKGAEVRSVTIYTKPSTIIQPDYAWKDTDLWINFPWSFQGTVREEDLGLPPTA from the coding sequence ATGACGGATGCTGCGATCGAACGCGAGACACTCACCTGGGATGGCTTCGGGGCGGCGACGCGAGATCTCGCGCGCAGCATCGTCGCCAGCGGCTTCGAACCGGAGGTGGTCGTCGCGATCGCCCGCGGTGGACTGCTGCCGGCCGGCGCGATCGCCTATGGTCTCGGATCGAAGAACTGCGGCGCGATCAACGTGGAGTTCTACACCGGCATCGGCACGGTCCTTGACGCCCCCGAGGTGCTGCCTCCCGAACTCGACATGGCGTACCTCGACGGGCGCCGGGTGCTGCTGGTCGACGACGTCGCAGACTCCGGTCGCACACTGGCGCTCGCGGTCGAGCTGCTGCAGGCCAAGGGTGCAGAGGTGCGATCCGTGACGATCTACACCAAGCCGTCGACGATCATCCAGCCCGACTACGCCTGGAAGGACACGGATCTGTGGATCAACTTCCCGTGGTCGTTCCAGGGCACGGTGCGCGAGGAAGACCTCGGTCTGCCGCCCACGGCGTGA
- the murQ gene encoding N-acetylmuramic acid 6-phosphate etherase, whose amino-acid sequence MNDHTGSTRLAELLEELSSLGTEASTTERGDLDLLATAELVRRMNTEDQRVPLAVAERADEIAQAVDGIAERFRRGGRLIYIGAGTAGRVGVLDASECPPTFGTDPSMVVGLIAGGETAIRAAVENAEDDAQAAETSLRGLELNAHDTVVGISASGRTPYVVGGLEYARGIGALTVAIASNADSAIGVAAEIAIEVVTGPEFISGSTRLKAGTAQKLVVNMLTTLSMIKLGKTYRGVMVDLLATNEKLHARSVRTVTQLAGVGVDEASAALRAADGSVKLALLILASGADAKRAKVALAEADGILREAIAALS is encoded by the coding sequence CTGAATGACCACACCGGCTCGACCCGCCTCGCAGAACTGCTCGAGGAGCTGTCGTCCCTCGGCACCGAGGCGTCGACGACCGAGCGCGGCGACCTCGATCTGCTCGCGACCGCTGAGCTGGTGCGCCGGATGAACACCGAGGATCAGCGCGTGCCGCTCGCGGTCGCGGAGCGCGCTGACGAGATCGCACAGGCGGTGGACGGCATCGCTGAGCGATTCCGTCGCGGCGGTCGTCTCATCTACATCGGCGCAGGAACGGCGGGACGAGTGGGAGTGCTCGACGCCAGCGAGTGCCCGCCGACATTCGGCACAGACCCCTCGATGGTCGTCGGCCTCATCGCGGGCGGTGAGACTGCGATCCGCGCTGCTGTCGAGAACGCCGAGGACGATGCCCAGGCCGCCGAGACGTCGCTGCGCGGACTCGAACTGAACGCTCATGACACGGTCGTCGGCATCTCCGCATCCGGCCGCACGCCGTACGTCGTCGGTGGACTGGAGTACGCCCGCGGCATCGGCGCGCTCACCGTCGCGATCGCGTCGAACGCCGACTCCGCGATCGGCGTCGCCGCAGAGATCGCGATCGAGGTCGTGACAGGTCCGGAGTTCATCTCCGGCTCCACGCGGCTGAAGGCGGGAACGGCGCAGAAGCTCGTCGTGAACATGCTCACCACGCTGTCGATGATCAAGCTCGGCAAGACCTATCGCGGGGTCATGGTCGATCTGCTCGCGACCAACGAGAAGCTGCACGCCCGATCGGTGCGCACAGTGACGCAGCTCGCCGGCGTCGGGGTCGACGAGGCTTCAGCAGCACTGAGAGCGGCGGACGGCTCGGTGAAGCTCGCACTTCTCATCCTCGCCAGCGGAGCCGATGCGAAGCGTGCGAAGGTCGCGCTGGCCGAAGCCGACGGCATCCTGCGTGAGGCGATCGCCGCGCTCAGTTGA
- a CDS encoding N-acetylglucosamine kinase: MPIEHRTAAVDLGKSRCRVSVTTLDGRETYTDAGTPGLASIDGVATAVAAILPLLAKTDGVESIGVGAAGALTAPDAAATLARSLSDATGARVAVTSDVVTAHAGALQGAPGTLLIAGTGAVALGVDEDGLRLVDGWGPDLGDFGSGSWIGREGARAVLRTRDALGQETVLTSAVRAHIAPHPDPITWLAGEIPTARQLATLAPLVLDAAAAGDIVASDIAAEAVRLLTASALAASDRADDVAIHGGLTDHPWFRAELERSLTTAGRTIVPAVGDALDGAALLAHHTDMPHERYVHRAE; this comes from the coding sequence ATGCCGATCGAACACAGGACAGCGGCCGTCGACCTCGGCAAATCCCGCTGCCGCGTCTCCGTCACCACGCTCGACGGTCGTGAGACGTACACGGATGCCGGCACACCGGGTCTCGCGAGCATCGACGGCGTCGCGACCGCTGTAGCCGCGATCCTGCCTCTGCTCGCGAAGACGGACGGTGTGGAGAGCATCGGAGTCGGCGCAGCGGGCGCGTTGACCGCACCGGATGCCGCGGCCACTCTCGCACGTTCCCTGTCCGACGCGACCGGCGCGCGTGTCGCCGTGACCTCCGACGTCGTGACCGCGCACGCCGGGGCGCTTCAGGGTGCACCAGGCACGCTGCTCATCGCCGGCACCGGCGCCGTGGCGCTCGGGGTGGATGAAGACGGCCTGCGTCTCGTCGACGGATGGGGTCCGGACCTCGGCGACTTCGGCAGCGGCTCGTGGATCGGCCGCGAAGGCGCGCGTGCCGTACTGCGGACCCGCGACGCGCTCGGCCAGGAAACCGTGCTGACCAGCGCCGTCCGCGCGCACATCGCACCGCATCCCGATCCCATCACCTGGCTGGCGGGCGAGATTCCGACCGCGCGTCAGTTGGCGACCCTCGCCCCGCTCGTGCTCGACGCCGCCGCGGCGGGCGACATCGTCGCGTCGGACATCGCCGCCGAAGCCGTGCGCCTGCTCACCGCATCCGCTCTCGCCGCATCCGATCGCGCCGACGACGTCGCGATCCATGGCGGGCTCACCGACCACCCCTGGTTCCGCGCCGAACTCGAGCGATCCCTCACCACCGCCGGTCGCACGATCGTGCCCGCCGTCGGCGATGCCCTCGACGGCGCCGCGCTCCTCGCGCACCACACCGACATGCCCCACGAAAGGTACGTGCACCGTGCTGAATGA
- a CDS encoding MurR/RpiR family transcriptional regulator — MSIQSTIEAAVSTLPPSLARVAAVIRENPSIVIDMTINELANACSTSVASVVRFCRAIGFSGYAPLRMALATELGKEAAQFSPRGAFGSEISDEDSLPEAVSKLAALELLAIEETVAQLDFDVLEAAITDIDGAERILLYGIGASQFVAEDLAHKLLRVGRNAHVLTDPHEAIAATVLNAGPTVAVGFSHSGVTPETLRFLRTAGDNGAATIAVTSAKGSPLADAADHALFTEVRESTFRAGAMVSRIAQLSLVDCLFIGVAKRRFAETVDALQRTREATRALRD; from the coding sequence ATGAGCATCCAGTCGACGATCGAAGCCGCCGTGTCGACCCTTCCGCCATCACTCGCCCGCGTCGCCGCGGTGATACGGGAGAATCCGTCCATCGTCATCGACATGACGATCAATGAGCTCGCCAACGCCTGCAGCACGTCCGTCGCCTCCGTGGTGCGGTTCTGCCGCGCCATCGGGTTCAGCGGATACGCCCCTCTGCGCATGGCGCTCGCTACCGAGCTCGGCAAGGAGGCCGCGCAGTTCTCCCCACGAGGGGCGTTCGGTTCCGAGATCTCGGACGAGGACTCGCTGCCTGAGGCCGTGTCGAAACTCGCCGCTCTCGAACTCCTCGCGATCGAGGAGACCGTCGCACAACTCGACTTCGACGTGCTCGAGGCCGCGATCACCGACATCGACGGAGCCGAGCGCATCCTGCTCTATGGAATCGGAGCCAGCCAGTTCGTCGCCGAAGACCTCGCGCACAAGCTGCTGCGGGTCGGGCGCAATGCGCATGTGCTCACAGATCCGCACGAGGCGATCGCCGCGACGGTGCTGAATGCAGGACCGACCGTCGCGGTCGGATTCTCGCACTCAGGCGTCACCCCGGAGACGCTGCGCTTCCTGCGCACCGCCGGCGACAACGGTGCGGCGACGATCGCCGTGACCTCGGCGAAGGGCTCGCCGCTCGCCGACGCCGCAGATCACGCTCTCTTCACCGAAGTGCGGGAGTCCACCTTCCGTGCCGGCGCCATGGTCAGTCGCATCGCTCAGCTCTCACTTGTGGACTGCCTGTTCATCGGAGTGGCCAAGCGGCGCTTCGCCGAGACGGTGGATGCTCTGCAGCGCACCCGCGAAGCGACGCGCGCACTGCGTGACTGA
- a CDS encoding DUF998 domain-containing protein, translated as MNATRSFSWRTLLRPAQGTLLSLETAALLAGAVFFVVGFLVSIFVFWGHELSIVGARSIGTYASIGGAVVAVLSALLGRLGVRPGRRVIHSDGLAMRDDRLRWYDVAAIALAYAVTALLGWAGIAALLAGSFTDAPVFAFPGAVLVAVAFALTAYVCFLSAVSLTPMSLSLVLAIFLVVGAFASMLTATDEHWWQDNLSALGMASNDSSWIFNGTLIVAGIIITTIARYSTAGLPVDVPRDARGRRLVRIGMILIGIFLTCVGIFPVDAFFVVHNTVATGMAVAFAGVVIALPWLLPAISKVFIALGYAYVAVIVLLAVFFATGYYNLTAVELIAAVLIFSWIIVFLRAAEEVSAAGAEMTPAAASEDSP; from the coding sequence GTGAACGCAACCCGATCGTTCTCATGGCGGACGCTGCTGCGCCCTGCGCAGGGGACGCTGCTCTCGCTTGAGACCGCAGCACTCCTGGCGGGAGCGGTGTTCTTCGTCGTCGGATTCCTCGTGTCGATCTTCGTCTTCTGGGGGCATGAGTTGTCGATCGTCGGTGCGCGTTCGATCGGAACATACGCCTCGATCGGCGGGGCGGTCGTCGCGGTGCTGTCCGCGTTGCTGGGGCGTCTGGGCGTGCGACCGGGGCGACGCGTGATCCACAGCGACGGACTCGCGATGCGCGATGACCGACTGCGCTGGTACGACGTCGCCGCCATCGCACTCGCGTATGCGGTCACCGCGCTCCTCGGCTGGGCGGGGATAGCGGCGCTCCTGGCCGGCAGCTTCACCGACGCGCCGGTCTTCGCCTTCCCCGGTGCGGTGCTCGTCGCCGTCGCATTCGCATTGACTGCGTACGTCTGCTTCCTCAGCGCTGTGTCGCTCACCCCGATGTCGCTGTCGCTCGTGCTGGCGATATTCCTCGTGGTCGGCGCGTTCGCCAGCATGCTCACCGCTACTGACGAGCACTGGTGGCAGGACAACCTCTCGGCTCTCGGAATGGCGAGCAACGATTCGTCCTGGATCTTCAACGGCACTCTCATCGTCGCGGGCATCATCATCACCACCATCGCGCGCTACTCGACCGCCGGGCTGCCCGTCGATGTGCCGAGGGATGCGCGTGGTCGCCGCCTCGTGCGCATCGGGATGATCCTCATCGGCATCTTCCTCACCTGCGTGGGCATATTCCCCGTCGACGCGTTCTTTGTGGTGCACAACACCGTCGCCACCGGGATGGCGGTCGCGTTCGCCGGGGTCGTGATCGCGTTGCCGTGGTTGCTGCCGGCGATCTCCAAGGTGTTCATCGCGCTCGGCTACGCGTACGTCGCCGTCATCGTGCTGCTGGCCGTGTTCTTCGCGACGGGTTACTACAATCTGACCGCTGTCGAGTTGATCGCCGCCGTACTGATCTTCAGCTGGATCATCGTCTTCCTCAGGGCTGCCGAGGAAGTGTCCGCGGCTGGCGCCGAGATGACCCCCGCGGCCGCTTCTGAGGACAGCCCCTGA